In the genome of Aedes aegypti strain LVP_AGWG chromosome 2, AaegL5.0 Primary Assembly, whole genome shotgun sequence, the window gagcgatcagctgttcaaaaacgtttcgtaaaatggactattacttttctgttgaagtgcatacttcgctttaaggtttaggccaaaaacaaattcattttgatttccgagcctAGAAAAAATACACTGAATTCCAAAAAGTACCCCGTCTGAAGGctgggttgggtattagagggttaactttCAAATCTTTCCGTGCGATTTGTAACTGTACTGAAAATGGTCTATAGACCATTTTGTAAAGTAACACGTGATTTCTGACATTCACCCCTCGATGTCATTACTCTTACTCCGTATCTTTCGCACTGGGGTTTACCGCTACGCCGAAATGATAGCAGTGCTGCCAGCCAACTCGTGAAGCTTTTTCATTCCAGTTTTGTGTATGTGTCGGGTCGGTCTGAAGGGGAAAGAGTGCCGCAATAATTTATCCCAAAAAAGTTACTAAAAACTGTTACAATTTCGCTTTAAAGGCTTACTTTATGTTGCCGACAAGGTAAGTAACGTTTGCTGATGGGTTTTTCCTGGGAAAAAGCGGGATTTGTGGGAAAAAACGTCCGAAAACAATTTCACTTTTTCctcttctttttgacattagCTGCGCTAATGTTCCTTTCCTCACTCACAATGGAGATTTCAATTTCTTgagctttgaaaaatcgatAATCCAAAAATTTGTTACGTCTCTGGGGCGAATTTCGGGTGTTTTTTGCCTGAAAATCGCAGAATTTCGTTCTAGTTGTTCATCTCGCAACCGATTCCCCGCTAGAAATCGTCGGTTTGGCAAGATGTCAAAACGGGCGGCGGAAGACGCTGCCGGAAGTGGGTCCACTCCCGGCAGCGGTGGCGGAGCACCGCCCCCAATAAAGAAAGTCCACTTTGAGCCCCACCTGATCGGGCCGATCTCGACCCTCGAGGAGATGGACATCAAGGTGCTGCAGTTCCAGAACAAGAAACTGGCCCAGCGGATCGAGCAGAGGGTCCGTTGCGAGGCGGAACTCCGGCAGCGGATCGAACAGCTCGAGAAGCGCCAAACGCAGGACGATGCCGTGCTAAATGTGGTCAATCGGTACTGGAACCAGCTGAACGAGGACATCCGGGTGCTGCTGCAGCGGTTCGACGCGGAGACGGCCGACGAGTCGGAGAATAAGAGTGAGTATCCGGATGGGAAGGGTTTTGGTAGCTTTCGGGAGGTCTCTTTAAAAACTTAATCTCTTCCGTAGTCATTTCCATATTCCTTCGTAAATTCATCTGAGTTTGTCTTTAAAAAAGCGGGGATTATTCTTGAAAAACTATTAGGAACTCTTTTAGGAGTATTTTAAATTCCTTAATTAATTCGACCAGAGATTCATCATTAAGTTCCTCCATAAAGCTATCTAGAGAATTACAATttactcctgcagttcttccaaacaattcTTGAGTATTTTCCAAGTGAAATTTCATTTGAGGTTTCACACCAGTTAAAATAGTACAGAAGCTATTTCGACTATTTCTACACAAGTTTCTTCTGGCATGTTGTTCAAtgtctttcaagaaatttctttagaaaatcctgcaggaTTTTATCCAGCGATTCACTTGATTATTTATACaacaattcaagcgtgtgctagaataagggcgtaagtaacatgatcgatttcttcaTCAATTCTCTCTTCAATGAATAAATGTGACAAGTTGCATGTTTGtaggaacttttttacatcaggACGCTTGCTAGCGATGCAATATTGCTTCCTGAAGTAAAAAAGTTCCAACAAAGCTGCATCTTATCACCCTTTTTCACTAAAgaaaggatcgatgaagagaaatcgatcattttacttacgcccttattctagcacacgcttgaactaTCCTTGCAATTCATCTAGAAAAACCTTCAAGACTATCTCTGAAGTTAATGAGTTTTCAGAGATCCTTGCTAGAGCTCATCAGGAATTGCTATAGAAGTTTAATCAGAGAttacaaattgtttttttgactttctgaagaaatcataaaagcaatccctggagtaatttcttaaTGTATTCTTAGAGGAAATCTTAGACAAACTGAACGACAGTTCTGGAGGAAAACCTAATTAATCGATGGGAgagcataatccattagcccatatgatggaaaccaaaggcgtaacctgtagtggtggtatcacattttggcattttttgcttaaagccgcgtcataattcatatagcatagacgcactaatatctcggatgtgatccaacggacattctgcgtcattgcgTCATAGAATAGATGCccatttaaaataattaatttattcgaagtggacattaatactattggtgacgatcagtttgccttttgctaacctgaATGATCCGTAGCTAGCTAGATATATCGTTATCatgtacgacgtagggaatattactctgaggaaaattACTAGTAGattgagtagaaataagtggcgacaatcttattttaaaatggtttttatattgccataataagaaatatctcttttgtaacaacggtataatctgattccagcttcattttcgcaaaatttacaagtagaaagtaggcgttgtgaagcattgcatttgccaccgaaaagtgaatcttgtaggagactgtaatagaagcccaaggtaactttactcttaaatattcactataaaaatgactatggaaagtaagacgctgagatcgatcattagggtacacttgatagtttcgagaaattgttgaacagacaaggactattttctttaaggatatacgAACGTGAAGacctgaaattaactagaactactactaaagagcctaattttgttaggaCTTGacaacaattgacatttaaggcTCTAACCTTACGTAAAAgaccagaccgagggttcagccttgacaagttaagctgtcaggcagctccaactgaatatcatacaaaaaaaatctaaaactgtGCCATTCACCCCGTTTACGATATGTGATAGGAACACCGTATCTCCAAATTTAGAAATCCAGTCtatgaaaacattattttgtatCTGTTATTCCAACGACTTATGATTCAGAGCTTAACTTGTCGATTCCCTAACCTCTCAAATCAACCAGTTCAACTAATAGAAATCTATGAAATTTTGCTAGTACATAGCTGCTAGAAATAACGATTCCAATTATTTAGTCTCAGGTCACTAAAGGCAAATCTATAAAAAGTATATTATTTTAATGAAACGTAGAGTCTATGTTGTTGGTAAAatgtttgaagtatttttttttaaatttgccaTTTTAATGGACttgttttcatatattttatctTTACAAACATGACTCCTCTTGTTGAAAATGGGATTTTATATCAATTGCTTTTGTTCCCCCacaaattgttctgaaaaatttcaCAGTGATTCGCCCAGACATTTAAGGCGCGAAttctcaaacaatgttaaaaataAGTCCACAAAGATTTCCTCGAGCAAATCCTTCATAAACTTCCATAGTAATCGCTATCCAGGGATTAagctttccaaaaaaaaatcctttagagATTGTTTTCAGATATTCTTACTCCGATTTGTCAAGTTGTTACTCTAGGCGATCTTCAGATTTAGAAGTTTCAAAGagttctagaggaactcctctaGAAATACCTACAAAGTTTAGTTCTACTGTTAAGTTCGTTTgatgatttttccaagaaaacctacacattttttcaaagaatcttTTAACAGTTATCAAGCTATttcgatttgaaaaaatcaaGCTTTAGATTCTCCCAGTAAATGCTCCGAAATTTTACTGAGATATATCCGAGAAATCTTCTAGAAACtctttcagacattttttttctgtcgaTCACTAAGCAATTACACTAGAAGTTTTCTGCAGAAGAtctttcggtaatttttacaggaattccttttaCAATTTCACAATACGTTCGACCTCTCGTTCGTACCcatggaatttctctaagaatttccttcagaaattttcactCCATTTCAAGCTATAATTACTGTGATATCCCTTTGTTTCCCACGACTTTGATCGACTTCCAGGCAATCCAAATCAGATAAATACTATGAGTGTCCAATGGATAAAATTTACAGTCCGAACGGTTGTtatgttctctagatttgtgttcttggagattttcgatttatcttcattcCATATTTACCTTAATTCATTAGTCAACCAACTGTTTCAACggtaaaactattgatttacaataaatttactattcgtataaatacactttttaaactaatttcgaaaaatttaGCCCGTTCACAACATTGTTTGCTCAGGcattcaaaaaacgttttttttaagatgattatagaacgaagccacacttcaaattttcaagagattagcacaagtcttgagaaccaaacagcgctccgcgttgacaATTtattcgattggtcaccaccagcaagcaagcaatttgatcgattttcaacgcgaacggttgtcagactctctagatttgtgcactTGTAAATTGTTTGGCTATGCTTTATAATCACCTTCAAGAAACCTTGTCGAAAGTTGAATACAGACAAAGATCTAGCAAAATCCATGGAAGAAACACTGGATAAATTAGTGGAAGACTGTAATTTCTTTGTGAAAATTTGGAAATACTATACTATTTAGTTGAAAACTAATAAGAATTGTCTCCTTATAATTACACTTTCAAAATGTGATGAATACTTTAATAAACAAATATTATTCTTTTTCAGATGAAAACGAGGTCACCACCTCGTTCTTGATGCAGTTATCCACCTGGGACAAGGAGGAACTGGATGACAAGCTGGCCAACCGAGTGCAAGTGTCCAAGCGAGCGGTGGCCAAGATCGTACAGGTGTTCGATCGCCTCATGCAGCGTAATGACAAGATTACCCGTGCAATGCACGGCGAATCGGAGGACCCCGAGGCCAACGTTCCGGACATGGACGAAACGCTGCGCCAGAGCTACACCGAAGTTATGGCGGAGAACCGGAACCTACAGACGCAGAACACTCTGCTGCATGAGAAGTTCCACacgatttctttgaaaatgagTGAAATTCAGGACATGCTCAACGGTAAGGAAACGGAATCGGCCGAGTTGAAGAATCAAATCGATGATCTGCAGTACGAGCTGGAGAAGGTGCGCTGTCGGAACGACAAGCTCGAGAACCATCTGGCAGAGGCAATCGAGAAGTTGAAGGCGTACCACCAATTGCATGGCGACATCTCCAGTAAGGATGAGAACAAGCATTCGACCTCGACGTCTAGTTCAACCAAGGGTGGATCAATGACCAGCGTTGCGGCGCAGCACTTGGAAGACCTTCAGAAAGAGTTGGAAGAGTACAAGGAGTTAGCAAACAACCGACTCCAGGAATTAGACAAACTTCACGTACAGCATCGCGAAGCACTAAAAGAAGTCGAGAAACTCAAGATGGACATCCGTCAGCTGCCCGAGTCAGTTATCGTCGAGACGACCGAGTACAAGTGTCTGCAGTCGCAATTCTCCGTACTGTACAATGAGTCGATGCAGATCAAAACCTTGCTGGACGAAAGCCGGAATCAGCTGCAGACGAGCAAGAATCAACATCTGAGGCAAATCGAAATGATGGAAAGCGAGGAATTAATAGCACAGAAACGAGTCCGCAGCGACATGATTCAAATGGAAGATGTGCTGTCGCAAATCCGCAAGGAGTACGAAATGTTGAGGATTGAGTTCGAGCAGAATATGGCGGCAAATGAGCAGACGGCCCCGATCAATCGGGAGATGCGTCACCTCATAACGTCACTGCAGAACCACAACGGACAGCTGAAGGGAGAAGTCCAACGTTACAAGAAAAAGTACAAGGAAGTTTCGGCAGACAATGTCAAGCTGAGGAAGGAACTCGAGGAGACCACGGCAAAGTTGACGACCCTTCAAGAGCAACAGCAGGCGGAAGTAAAGAAAGAAAATGAGCAAGCATCGGCCGCTTCCGGTATTAAGGAAGAACCTGGATCGTGTGACGGTCAAGGTTCGATCAAGGAGGAAGATCCAAACGATCCTGCTTCCGGAGCGATTAAATCAGAATCCGGTGAAGAAGGTGATGGTTGTGATCCAAATGGGGTGAAAAAGGAAGAGATCGGTCCGGATGGGAAACCGATCAAATCAGAAGCTCCTGGTACTCCAAAAGGAGACGGTAAGGAGCGAGCTAAGAGCGCCGAGTCAGACTTGGTGCGGGATTTAAGAAATCAGCTGAAGAAAGCTTTGAACGATCAGAAAGAGATGAAACTGCTGCTGGATATGTACAAAGGAGTATCCAAAGAGCAGCGAGATAAAGTTCAATTGATGGCGTCGGAGAAGAAAAAGTGCGCCGAAATCGAAGATTTGAAGAACCAACTGAAAAAGGTTCAGGAAAGCAAACGGGAAGACCGTAAAAAGCTTGCCGATGAGGAAGCGCTCAGGAAGATCAAGCAACTGGAGGAGCAAAAGTACGAGCTGCAGAAGCAGGTTCAGAATCAAAAGCAACCGGACAGTGCGTGGAGCAGCGGTTACCGACCGTTCGTTGGATCGCATGTAGTATTATCGGCTGATACCTTCACGGAGAGTTGGTTTCATTACAGCGGGttcttttttgtgttttaggaAGAGGAAGCGTTACTAAACGAAATGGAAGTTACGGGACAGGCGTTCGAGGACATGCAAGAGCAGAACTCGAGGTTAATCCAGCAACTGCGGGAGAAGGACGATGCCAACTTCAAGCTTATGTCCGATCGGATAAAGGCCAACCAGATGCACAAATTACTTCGCGAGGAGAAGCAAGTGCTGGAGGATCAGGTAGGATATGGATGGCTTCATGTTAGAGCCGTTGTTCTCCATCCTCATTGATCTTTGGCTTTCGGGGTTCCCAGGTCGACATTCGCTGCGTCGATCTGTACTTTGTTTCTTTTCAGCCGCAAAATAATGGtgtttttgataaatgttgagtTTGTAATAGCAAAGCTCTATTTAAATTGCCGTTATAAGTAAGAACTGCCGTTAGCATTCATAAGTTCCTACAGGTGATAAAATTCAAAGGTTATAGCATAACAATTGCTTGTTCGCTCAGATTCAGTATGAGttaatctttggaaaacatttttcttgattgttgattctaaatactgAATATTAGTTGTTccaactagtgatccataatatggaccagggaCTGAATATttaccacagttatggatcacttccgaAGAATGTAGGTTTCTGCCATTTTAGGCATTTGATTTGTCATTTTCAGGCAATAGCACTAGAATCAAACACTAACAACATCAAGGAATGTAAATTTCACCTTCAAACAAACACAAATGGGTGAAAAGCTTGTAGAGCGAAAACCGTTTATATTTCAATGACTACTGTGGGAACCGATAGACGTATTTTTCGGGCATTGAAGACGTGAGCGAGCTTGATGAGCATGAACTTCAAGCAATCAAAGCCACCATATTCTTTGAGCGAGCTGTGTCACTCAATCAGAATCTAGTTAGTGATCATGAGAGATCACTGTTGAAATAAACAATGAGCTTGGAAACTTATCAACAATAATCCAACACCAAAGCGTATCAGTATCACGACTACTGTACGGTGTTAATAAATCAAACCAAATGTCGCTGTAAAAACCAACCTTAGGAACTTCAATTTTCAACGTTTGAAAAATCTTTCTAACTTTTCCATCCAATATTCGGACTATTCATTTCCATCTATTTGATAATAAAAACTCGTGGAACTTATCAGTAAAAAACGAAAGTGGTATTAACAAGTTTAACAACGGCAGAGGACAGTCGCCATCAGCAGAaccgattctataacattccccagaaaaccattcccccgaaaaccattccccagaattccgttccccagaatgaaccattccccagaaaatcgttccccagaatgtaacattccccagaaagaaccatttcccagaaagctatatgaatatacatttttttcttttttaaattattgcttTGCGTGAGTCACTTatgtgggggcccagatagccgtagcggtaaacgcgcagctattcagcaagaccaagatgagggtcgtgggttcgaatcccaccggtcgaggatcttttcgggttggaaattttctcgacttcccagggcatacagtatcttcgtacctgccacacgatatacgcatgcaaaaatggtcattggcatagtaagctcacagttaataacgttccgatattgcgaagtatcgatatttgattcgatacgattatcgaatcaaagtatcgataccaccgatatattgattcaaaatatcgatatatcggaatatcatatgatatatttgAATGCAGCAAAATCCCTGTATCGTTTTGTGACCTGTCAATTAGTTTGATGAGATTAAACGAAAACAATTGAAGACTCAAATTTATTGGTATTTTGACCGTTATGGACACAAGTATTTTCTGATAAGATACAGTATAGAACAATTCGAAAAGTAactgtttttttaaatacaaataaataattatatatgGAGAAAACCTTACAATTGttttccttccgatatatcggaaggaaatatcatcgatatcaccgatatattgaatagaaaatatcgataccaaaatatcggatatcgaaagcaaaatatcgatattccgatatatcggaagtatcggaatgtccctatgtggaagtgctcataagaacactaagctgagaagcaggctctgtcccagtagggacgtaacgccagaaaagaggaAGAAGAGTCACTTATGTGACATGCTAAGGTCtgatgtgacaaaacaaatatGTAAGTAGGAGGGTTAGGGACATAATGAACACACTGGGCGAAATGTACACCCCCTTACTCTCTGggaatatgcatatttcagcaaaactttataaactgtac includes:
- the LOC5566283 gene encoding E3 ubiquitin-protein ligase Bre1 isoform X2; protein product: MSKRAAEDAAGSGSTPGSGGGAPPPIKKVHFEPHLIGPISTLEEMDIKVLQFQNKKLAQRIEQRVRCEAELRQRIEQLEKRQTQDDAVLNVVNRYWNQLNEDIRVLLQRFDAETADESENKNENEVTTSFLMQLSTWDKEELDDKLANRVQVSKRAVAKIVQVFDRLMQRNDKITRAMHGESEDPEANVPDMDETLRQSYTEVMAENRNLQTQNTLLHEKFHTISLKMSEIQDMLNGKETESAELKNQIDDLQYELEKVRCRNDKLENHLAEAIEKLKAYHQLHGDISSKDENKHSTSTSSSTKGGSMTSVAAQHLEDLQKELEEYKELANNRLQELDKLHVQHREALKEVEKLKMDIRQLPESVIVETTEYKCLQSQFSVLYNESMQIKTLLDESRNQLQTSKNQHLRQIEMMESEELIAQKRVRSDMIQMEDVLSQIRKEYEMLRIEFEQNMAANEQTAPINREMRHLITSLQNHNGQLKGEVQRYKKKYKEVSADNVKLRKELEETTAKLTTLQEQQQAEVKKENEQASAASGIKEEPGSCDGQGSIKEEDPNDPASGAIKSESGEEGDGCDPNGVKKEEIGPDGKPIKSEAPGTPKGDGKERAKSAESDLVRDLRNQLKKALNDQKEMKLLLDMYKGVSKEQRDKVQLMASEKKKCAEIEDLKNQLKKVQESKREDRKKLADEEALRKIKQLEEQKYELQKQVQNQKQPDSAWSSGYRPFVGSHEEEALLNEMEVTGQAFEDMQEQNSRLIQQLREKDDANFKLMSDRIKANQMHKLLREEKQVLEDQVTTRDTQIEAMHVVLRKLEEKERILQNTVTTIEKELVARQQAMEMHKRKAIESAQSAADLKLHLEKYHAQMKEAQQVVAEKTSSLEAEAYKTKRLQEELAQFKRKAERMKKIEMSGTTIDEVMLEEIREYKETLTCPSCKVKRKDAVLSKCFHVFCYDCLRTRYETRQRKCPKCNCAFGANDYHRLYLST
- the LOC5566283 gene encoding E3 ubiquitin-protein ligase Bre1 isoform X1; translated protein: MSKRAAEDAAGSGSTPGSGGGAPPPIKKVHFEPHLIGPISTLEEMDIKVLQFQNKKLAQRIEQRVRCEAELRQRIEQLEKRQTQDDAVLNVVNRYWNQLNEDIRVLLQRFDAETADESENKNENEVTTSFLMQLSTWDKEELDDKLANRVQVSKRAVAKIVQVFDRLMQRNDKITRAMHGESEDPEANVPDMDETLRQSYTEVMAENRNLQTQNTLLHEKFHTISLKMSEIQDMLNGKETESAELKNQIDDLQYELEKVRCRNDKLENHLAEAIEKLKAYHQLHGDISSKDENKHSTSTSSSTKGGSMTSVAAQHLEDLQKELEEYKELANNRLQELDKLHVQHREALKEVEKLKMDIRQLPESVIVETTEYKCLQSQFSVLYNESMQIKTLLDESRNQLQTSKNQHLRQIEMMESEELIAQKRVRSDMIQMEDVLSQIRKEYEMLRIEFEQNMAANEQTAPINREMRHLITSLQNHNGQLKGEVQRYKKKYKEVSADNVKLRKELEETTAKLTTLQEQQQAEVKKENEQASAASGIKEEPGSCDGQGSIKEEDPNDPASGAIKSESGEEGDGCDPNGVKKEEIGPDGKPIKSEAPGTPKGDGKERAKSAESDLVRDLRNQLKKALNDQKEMKLLLDMYKGVSKEQRDKVQLMASEKKKCAEIEDLKNQLKKVQESKREDRKKLADEEALRKIKQLEEQKYELQKQVQNQKQPDSAWSSGYRPFVGSHVEEEALLNEMEVTGQAFEDMQEQNSRLIQQLREKDDANFKLMSDRIKANQMHKLLREEKQVLEDQVTTRDTQIEAMHVVLRKLEEKERILQNTVTTIEKELVARQQAMEMHKRKAIESAQSAADLKLHLEKYHAQMKEAQQVVAEKTSSLEAEAYKTKRLQEELAQFKRKAERMKKIEMSGTTIDEVMLEEIREYKETLTCPSCKVKRKDAVLSKCFHVFCYDCLRTRYETRQRKCPKCNCAFGANDYHRLYLST